One window of the Triticum dicoccoides isolate Atlit2015 ecotype Zavitan chromosome 3B, WEW_v2.0, whole genome shotgun sequence genome contains the following:
- the LOC119281605 gene encoding early nodulin-like protein 1: protein MARVQQVLACLALAMSVCMPAASAFVFKAGGTGEWRVPGNGNAASYNTWAEHTRFRVGDAIAFTYQPGSDSVLIVDKKAYDACDTGSPVDTFSDGNTVFTFTVSGPFYFISGNKDNCNRGEKLVVVVMGPRAATNGTSTHAGALAPSPAADNGGQFSPPSPPPPFGINISPTGNPDQQNAAAGKAAGVAGTAALIIGTMLYSLV from the exons ATGGCACGGGTGCAGCAGGTTTTGGCGTGCCTGGCGCTGGCCATGTCCGTGTGCATGCCCGCCGCGTCCGCGTTCGTGTTCAAGGCTGGGGGAACGGGCGAGTGGCGCGTGCCGGGCAACGGCAACGCCGCCTCCTACAACACGTGGGCCGAGCACACCCGCTTCCGCGTCGGCGACGCAATAG CGTTCACGTACCAGCCCGGCAGCGACTCGGTGCTCATCGTCGACAAGAAGGCGTACGACGCCTGCGACACCGGTTCGCCGGTGGACACCTTCTCCGACGGCAACACCGTCTTCACCTTCACCGTCTCCGGTCCCTTCTACTTCATCAGCGGCAACAAGGACAACTGCAACCGCGGCGAGAAGCTGGTCGTCGTCGTCATGGGCCCCCGCGCCGCCACCAACGGCACCTCCACGCACGCGGGGGCGCTGGCTCCATCGCCGGCTGCCGACAATGGCGGCCAGTTCTCGCCGCCGTCCCCGCCCCCTCCCTTCGGCATCAACATCTCGCCCACGGGGAACCCCGACCAGCAGAACGCCGCGGCCGGCAAGGCGGCAGGTGTTGCCGGCACGGCCGCGCTCATCATCGGGACCATGCTCTACTCGCTTGTTTGA